A genomic window from Triticum urartu cultivar G1812 chromosome 7, Tu2.1, whole genome shotgun sequence includes:
- the LOC125521535 gene encoding zinc finger protein CO3-like, which produces MESEGSTSPNGGACAVCGGAAALYCPADAAALCVPCDAAVHSANPLASRHDRVPLAAAVAATSGVYDLFAADDEGGSSWPTPGPGQGSPNSGSSGFSNNGSGVEMSLFDFDLLSDVDLVATGAGGSMLSDNGGVAPLWLQPGLAADASAAWTPSWSPSEAVVVPSAADRAERVRRYREKRKNRKFHKTIRYASRKAYAEARPRIKGRFVKRPAADDSMSAGEAAKFWLSFSDNSVGFQVASHGVVPSF; this is translated from the coding sequence ATGGAGAGCGAAGGGAGCACGAGCCCCAATGGCGGCGCCTGCGCGGtctgcggcggcgcggcggccttGTACTGTCCGGCGGACGCGGCGGCTCTCTGCGTGCCCTGCGACGCGGCTGTCCACTCCGCGAACCCTCTGGCCTCCCGCCACGACCGCGTGCCGCTGGCGGCCGCCGTGGCCGCGACCTCCGGCGTGTACGACCTCTTCGCGGCTGACGACGAAGGCGGCTCGTCCTGGCCGACGCCGGGGCCGGGGCAGGGGAGCCCCAACAGCGGCTCGTCCGGCTTCAGTAATAATGGCAGCGGCGTCGAGATGAGCCTGTTTGACTTTGACCTGCTCTCCGACGTCGACCTCGTGGCCACGGGCGCCGGCGGAAGCATGCTATCGGATAACGGCGGCGTCGCGCCGTTGTGGCTGCAGCCCGGCCTCGCCGCGGACGCCTCTGCTGCGTGGACCCCCTCGTGGTCGCCGTCGGAGGCTGTCGTCGTCCCGTCGGCGGCGGACCGGGCGGAGAGGGTCAGGCGGTACCGCGAGAAGCGCAAGAACCGCAAGTTCCACAAGACCATCCGCTACGCCTCCCGCAAGGCGTACGCCGAGGCGCGGCCCAGGATCAAGGGCCGCTTCGTCAAACGCCCCGCGGCGGACGACAGCATGAGCGCCGGCGAGGCGGCCAAATTCTGGCTCTCCTTCTCCGACAACAGTGTAGGGTTCCAAGTTGCATCCCATGGAGTCGTGCCAAGCTTCTAG